A genomic region of Nitrospirota bacterium contains the following coding sequences:
- a CDS encoding DUF2934 domain-containing protein: MKKGKSSIVRRRMDINNEITKMAYELYEKSGRIEGRDLDNWLEAEKKVLERHSSMKRIKPLSSVTKEKVNISNSELRNKILELYPEIQKSNIDFSLRFNKDKNAYIVRLKKNRHTLTTYLEKNDAEECIKGIKCVYLGIQIGQFIKNFEIIEKR; the protein is encoded by the coding sequence ATGAAAAAAGGAAAATCAAGTATAGTGAGGAGAAGAATGGATATTAATAATGAGATAACAAAGATGGCATATGAACTATACGAGAAAAGCGGCAGGATAGAGGGCCGTGACCTTGATAACTGGCTTGAGGCAGAGAAAAAAGTGTTAGAAAGGCACAGTTCGATGAAAAGAATTAAACCCTTATCATCTGTTACTAAAGAAAAAGTAAATATATCGAATTCAGAATTAAGAAATAAGATACTGGAGCTGTATCCGGAAATACAAAAGTCCAACATCGATTTCAGTCTGAGATTTAATAAAGATAAAAATGCATATATTGTCAGGCTGAAAAAGAACCGGCATACTCTCACAACTTACCTTGAAAAAAACGATGCAGAAGAATGTATAAAAGGGATTAAATGTGTGTATCTCGGTATACAGATCGGACAGTTCATAAAAAATTTTGAAATAATCGAGAAAAGATGA